From Calonectris borealis chromosome 7, bCalBor7.hap1.2, whole genome shotgun sequence, one genomic window encodes:
- the LOC142084187 gene encoding dual specificity protein phosphatase 13B-like, which yields MAWDSLCSGDLLRPKIRSASSRTPGSQSSPETPSLEELRRLLWTRTHPSGHVDEVWPNLYVGDLYVARDKAQLSRMGISHVVNAAAGRFHINTGPQFYKDLPVDYYGVEAEDSPNFDLSIYFYPVAGYIRAALNSPRGKVLVHCAMGISRSATLVLAFLMICEDMSLADAIQTVRSHRGICPNSGFLKQLRELDLQLGRGKGRGAKAC from the exons ATGGCCTGGGACTCCCTGTGCAGCGGGGACTTACTGCGCCCCAAGATAAGAAGTGCCTCCAGCCGGACGCCTGGCAGCCAGAGCAGCCCCGAAACACCGTCCCTGGAGGAGCTGCGGCGCCTGCTCTGGACACGCACACACCCCTCGGGGCACGTGGACGAAGTCTGGCCAAACCTTTACGTGGGAGACCT GTATGTCGCTCGTGACAAAGCGCAGCTGAGCCGAATGGGCATCTCCCATGTTGTGAATGCCGCTGCCGGGCGATTTCACATCAACACTGGACCCCAGTTCTACAAAGACCTGCCTGTGGATTACTACGGAGTAGAAGCAGAGGACAGCCCAAACTTTGATCTCAGTATTTACTTCTACCCAGTTGCTGGATACATAAGAGCAGCACTGAATTCCCCAAGAG gcaaaGTGCTAGTTCACTGTGCAATGGGAATCAGCCGATCTGCAACTCTTGTCCTCGCTTTCTTAATGATCTGTGAAGATATGTCCCTCGCTGACGCAATTCAGACTGTACGCTCACACAGAGGGATCTGCCCCAACTCTGGCTTCCTCAAGCAGCTTCGGGAGTTGGACCTCCAGTtaggaagagggaaaggcagaggagCAAAGGCCTGCTAG